In Gallus gallus isolate bGalGal1 chromosome 8, bGalGal1.mat.broiler.GRCg7b, whole genome shotgun sequence, one DNA window encodes the following:
- the LOC121113429 gene encoding uncharacterized protein LOC121113429 translates to MSEEREKKDDSQPDTGLPRGAPWAPLAGGRPGARLTAATNEARAGPAAPLPQAESSRSGLGRAAGGLRSRCRGGRRWRLRHLHPTPPSSHRWAARRRERCRRAAAARARPSTASVCRRCPARRARGPPGAAAHRYGARGGRGRTSRRVGTALCRFGCGGRGGSRPRAERCPRCSVERERERPRSLGVSPRLLLQAGGWEFTLSVTCGSASGQRRQPQPPLLPRLRQARMPAAAPWRAAASSNARKLPALQAAASCTPSARGSARAMGIRGSRLPVLAPRPQQPPEMPCSCDTCSAKSVSVPRLLVPQAADDGASAANTAQGKPGVCSATSRAEGQVPAPGGSRTRDVGVQTELQVLEEAAEKESTGWSSGQLWSASLASSDEEDPTCSASLLAADPGPGGHLQPLPVTGPEDGESSTSSKAEYFPEETNAAPRFWRPWEGEETATTTPEFSNQSLGEAQRLQDPGEAYGEVYGYPPVHPAIRRIRDEARKDQMRSSWNTSWPNSMSVPQLLRPQAAEDGANAADSALGTLRACSVTSRAEGQFSASDDSPARDVTAQDSQLELEETAGIEMAGQSSGTLQAASLSPSDEAHAVCSPSLLDAGPGPAGHLEPLPASVLEDAESSDSPEAASSAEEADGASLPLSVSEGGAREEPAVAMPESSGQGLGEARRLQDPREINRETYGCSPMIPALRRIREQDRNERMLSHWDISWPRNVRSPRQQRLQARGDAFNTAGTAQGMPGIRPKTSRAAVRFPDSGDSRVWSPRLSVVQEESSDDSDSAVSTAEGMQDARDAAVTDKGTHPPSCLCPSPLEAVEDDWECDSEEDAASEAVSVTPSTSDDSSAEVESTSSASSVAADPRPEEHVSACEGADVGPQHEVSAETGEGAQSSVCFRDAPEEGPGASSGRKPSQGGPCRAQMAHQVARRLAAFHALPRPAQSSQGNSTVVPLPHHTRRLAAGCQLSSGWRFGLCAGFSPAAASGDSERRGMRLQTPGSSQRRKTDPVAPEAGPAATSGPATGLSCVPHSAPEAALHRLQPQSFRPRPPAPARAPPQSAAHPSSTRVLESCNTKTGLRCGPALGPGVLGQAGH, encoded by the exons ATGAGCGAGGAGCGGGAGAAGAAGGACGACTCCCAGCCCGACACAGGGCTGCCAC GCGGTGCGCCCTGGGCGCCTCTGGCCGGGGGACGCCCTGGCGCGCGGCTGACTGCCGCGACGAACGAGGCCCGGGCGGGCCCGGCCGCTCCGCTGCCACAGGCGGAGAGCAGCCGGTCCGGGCTCGGCCGGGCCGCCGGCGGCCTCCGAAGTCGCTGCCGCGGGGGACGCCGGTGGCGACTTCGCCACCTCCATCCCACGCCTCCTTCTTCCCACAGGTGGGCCGCACGACGCCGCGAGCGGTGCCGCCGGGCAGCCGCAGCCCGGGCTCGTCCCTCCACGGCGTCCGTCTGCCGCCGCTGCCCGGCCCGGAGAGCTCGCGGACCTCCGGGAGCCGCAGCGCACAGGTACGGAGCCCGAGGGGGACGGGGCCGAACGTCGCGTCGCGTGGGGACCGCCCTCTGCCGGTTCGGCTGTGGGGGGCGGGGCGGCAGCCGCCCGCGGGCTGAGCGCTGCCCTCGGTGCTCCGTGGAGCGTGAGCGGGAACGACCGCGCTCACTCGGTGTTTCTCCTCGGCTTCTCTTGCAGGCGGGCGGGTGGGAGTTCACGCTGTCGGTGACCTGCGGCAGTGCCAGTGGGCAAAGGAGACAGCCTCAGCCACCCCTGCTGCCTCGCTTAAGGCAGGCACGGATGCCGGCAGCTGCACCCTGGCGTGCGGCAGCATCTTCTAATGCCCGtaagctgcctgctctgcaagcagcagcctcttgCACACCTTCTGCAAGAGGCAGCGCACGTGCCATGGGCATTAGAGGCAGCAGACTCCCAGTACTTGCCCCAAGACCTCAGCAACCACCAGAGATGCCGTGCAGTTGCGACACGTGCTCGGCAAAGTCTGTGAGCGTGCCCAGGCTTCTCGTGCCCCAAGCAGCAGACGACggtgccagtgctgccaacaCTGCTCAGGGAAAACCGGGCGTATGCTCCGCGACATCGAGGGCTGAGGGTCAGGTTCCTGCCCCTGGTGGTTCCCGAACCAGGGATGTTGGAGTGCAGACGGAGCTGCAAGTGTTGGAAGAGGCTGCTGAGAAGGAATCCACAGGATGGTCATCCGGGCAACTGTGGAGCGCGTCTCTTGCCTCATCAGATGAGGAAGACCCCACgtgttcagcttctcttctggctgcagacCCTGGGCCTGGAGGACACCTTCAGCCTTTGCCCGTAACAGGTCCTGAAGATGGGGAAAGCTCAACTTCTTCCAAGGCTGAATACTTTCCAGAGGAGACCAATGCGGCGCCACGTTTCTGGAGACCatgggagggagaagaaacagctacCACCACGCCTGAATTCTCCAACCAATCTCtgggagaagcacagagattGCAAGATCCCGGAGAGGCGTACGGGGAGGTGTATGGATATCCTCCAGTTCACCCAGCAATCCGGAGAATCCGGGATGAGGCGAGGAAGGACCAGATGCGCTCCAGCTGGAACACATCCTGGCCAAACAGCATGAGTGTGCCCCAGCTGCTAaggccccaagcagcagaagacgGTGCCAATGCAGCTGACAGTGCTCTGGGCACACTGAGAGCCTGCAGTGTGACATCGAGGGCTGAGGgccagttttctgcttctgatgatTCCCCAGCCAGGGATGTCACAGCCCAGGATTCACAgctagagctggaagagactgctGGGATAGAAATGGCAGGACAGTCATCTggcaccctgcaggctgcatctcTTTCCCCATCTGATGAGGCACACGCTGTGTGTTCACCGTCTCTTCTGGATGCTGGTCCCGGGCCTGCAGGACACCTTGAGCCTCTGCCCGCATCAGtgctggaagatgcagaaagctcagattctcctgaggctgcaagctctgcagaggaggctgatggAGCATCACTCCCCTTGTCAGTGTCTGAGGGAGGAGCAAGAGAAGAGCCGGCTGTGGCCATGCCTGAGTCCTCCGGACAAGGTCTGGGAGAAGCACGGAGACTCCAAGATCCCAGAGAGATCAACAGGGAGACCTATGGGTGCTCTCCTATGATCCCAGCACTGCGGAGAATTCGTGAGCAGGACAGAAACGAGCGGATGTTGTCACACTGGGATATTTCCTGGCCAAGGAACGTGAGAAGCCCCAGGCAGCAAAGGCTCCAGGCAAGAGGCGATGCTTTCAatactgctggcactgctcagggcaTGCCGGGCATCCGGCCCAAGACATCACGGGCTGCTGTCCGGTTTCCTGACTCTGGTGACTCCCGAGTGTGGTCTCCTAGACTGTCAGTTGTGCAGGAGGAGTCCAGCGATGACAGcgacagtgctgtcagcactgctgagggcatGCAGGATGCCAGAGACGCTGCAGTGACAGATAAGGGCACGCACCCGCCCTCCTGTCTTTGCCCTTCACCgctggaggctgtggaggaTGACTGGGAGTGTGACTCTGAGGAAGATGCTGCATCAGAGGCAGTCAGCGTCACACCCAGCACATCTGATGATTCATCTGCTGAGGTGGAGTCCACGTCTTCAGCGTCATCTGTGGCTGCAGATCCCAGGCCTGAGGAGCATGTGTCAGCGTGTGAGGGAGCAGATGTGGGCCCTCAGCACGAG gtttctgcagagaCTGGAGAAGGTGCACAGAGCTCCGTGTGCTTCAGAGATGCACCGGAGGAAGGCCCAGGTGCGTCCTCAGGCAGAAAGCCATCCCAGGGAGGGCCCTGCCGAGCTCAGATGGCCCACCAAGTGGCACGGAGGCTGGCAGCGTTCCATGCCCTGCCACGTCCAGCCCAGTCCTCCCAGGGAAATTCCACGGTG GTACCGCTGCCGCACCACACGCGGCGGCTCGCCGCCGGATGCCAGCTGTCGTCAGGATGGCGCTTCGGGCTCTGCGCAGGGTTttcacctgcagctgcatcaggggaCAGCGAGAGGAGAGGCATGAGGCTGCAAACACCAGGCAGCTCCCAGAGACGGAAGACTGATCCTGTAGCTCCTGAGGCAGGTCCTGCAGCTACTTCAGGCCCTGCGACGGGGCTCAGCTGTGTCCCGCACTCCGCTCCTGAGGCGGCTCTCCACAGACTGCAGCCTCAGTCCTTCAGGCCACGCCCGCCTGCTCCGGCGCGGGCTCCTCCACAGAGCGCGGCACATCCGAGCTCTACACGGGTCCTGGAGAGCTGCAACACCAAGACAGGACTGAGGTGCGGACCGGCGCTTGGGCCGGGTGTACTTGGCCAGGCCGGGCACTGA
- the LOC121113422 gene encoding uncharacterized protein LOC121113422 isoform X1, whose amino-acid sequence MPAAAPWRAAASSNARKLPALQAAASCTPSARGSARAMGIRGSRLPVLAPRPQQPPEMPCSCDTCSAKSVSVPRLLVPQAADDGASAANTAQGKPGVCSATSRAEGQVPAPGGSRTRDVGVQTELQVLEEAAEKESTGWSSGQLWSASLASSDEEDPTCSASLLAADPGPGGHLQPLPVTGPEDGESSTSSKAEYFPEETNAAPRFWRPWEGEETATTTPEFSNQSLGEAQRLQDPGEAYGEVYGYPPVHPAIRRIRDEARKDQMRSSWNTSWPNSMSVPQLLRPQAAEDGANAADSALGTLRACSVTSRAEGQFSASDDSPARDVTAQDSQLELEETAGIEMAGQSSGTLQAASLSPSDEAHAVCSPSLLDAGPGPAGHLEPLPASVLEDAESSDSPEAASSAEEADGASLPLSVSEGGAREEPAVAMPESSGQGLGEARRLQDPREINRETYGCSPMIPALRRIREQDRNERMLSHWDISWPRNVRSPRQQRLQARGDAFNTAGTAQGMPGIRPKTSRAAVRFPDSGDSRVWSPRLSVVQEESSDDSDSAVSTAEGMQDARDAAVTDKGTHPPSCLCPSPLEAVEDDWECDSEEDAASEAVSVTPSTSDDSSAEVESTSSASSVAADPRPEEHVSACEGADVGPQHEVSAETGEGAQSSVCFRDAPEEGPGTAAAPHAAARRRMPAVVRMALRALRRVFTCSCIRGQREERHEAANTRQLPETED is encoded by the exons ATGCCGGCAGCTGCACCCTGGCGTGCGGCAGCATCTTCTAATGCCCGtaagctgcctgctctgcaagcagcagcctcttgCACACCTTCTGCAAGAGGCAGCGCACGTGCCATGGGCATTAGAGGCAGCAGACTCCCAGTACTTGCCCCAAGACCTCAGCAACCACCAGAGATGCCGTGCAGTTGCGACACGTGCTCGGCAAAGTCTGTGAGCGTGCCCAGGCTTCTCGTGCCCCAAGCAGCAGACGACggtgccagtgctgccaacaCTGCTCAGGGAAAACCGGGCGTATGCTCCGCGACATCGAGGGCTGAGGGTCAGGTTCCTGCCCCTGGTGGTTCCCGAACCAGGGATGTTGGAGTGCAGACGGAGCTGCAAGTGTTGGAAGAGGCTGCTGAGAAGGAATCCACAGGATGGTCATCCGGGCAACTGTGGAGCGCGTCTCTTGCCTCATCAGATGAGGAAGACCCCACgtgttcagcttctcttctggctgcagacCCTGGGCCTGGAGGACACCTTCAGCCTTTGCCCGTAACAGGTCCTGAAGATGGGGAAAGCTCAACTTCTTCCAAGGCTGAATACTTTCCAGAGGAGACCAATGCGGCGCCACGTTTCTGGAGACCatgggagggagaagaaacagctacCACCACGCCTGAATTCTCCAACCAATCTCtgggagaagcacagagattGCAAGATCCCGGAGAGGCGTACGGGGAGGTGTATGGATATCCTCCAGTTCACCCAGCAATCCGGAGAATCCGGGATGAGGCGAGGAAGGACCAGATGCGCTCCAGCTGGAACACATCCTGGCCAAACAGCATGAGTGTGCCCCAGCTGCTAaggccccaagcagcagaagacgGTGCCAATGCAGCTGACAGTGCTCTGGGCACACTGAGAGCCTGCAGTGTGACATCGAGGGCTGAGGgccagttttctgcttctgatgatTCCCCAGCCAGGGATGTCACAGCCCAGGATTCACAgctagagctggaagagactgctGGGATAGAAATGGCAGGACAGTCATCTggcaccctgcaggctgcatctcTTTCCCCATCTGATGAGGCACACGCTGTGTGTTCACCGTCTCTTCTGGATGCTGGTCCCGGGCCTGCAGGACACCTTGAGCCTCTGCCCGCATCAGtgctggaagatgcagaaagctcagattctcctgaggctgcaagctctgcagaggaggctgatggAGCATCACTCCCCTTGTCAGTGTCTGAGGGAGGAGCAAGAGAAGAGCCGGCTGTGGCCATGCCTGAGTCCTCCGGACAAGGTCTGGGAGAAGCACGGAGACTCCAAGATCCCAGAGAGATCAACAGGGAGACCTATGGGTGCTCTCCTATGATCCCAGCACTGCGGAGAATTCGTGAGCAGGACAGAAACGAGCGGATGTTGTCACACTGGGATATTTCCTGGCCAAGGAACGTGAGAAGCCCCAGGCAGCAAAGGCTCCAGGCAAGAGGCGATGCTTTCAatactgctggcactgctcagggcaTGCCGGGCATCCGGCCCAAGACATCACGGGCTGCTGTCCGGTTTCCTGACTCTGGTGACTCCCGAGTGTGGTCTCCTAGACTGTCAGTTGTGCAGGAGGAGTCCAGCGATGACAGcgacagtgctgtcagcactgctgagggcatGCAGGATGCCAGAGACGCTGCAGTGACAGATAAGGGCACGCACCCGCCCTCCTGTCTTTGCCCTTCACCgctggaggctgtggaggaTGACTGGGAGTGTGACTCTGAGGAAGATGCTGCATCAGAGGCAGTCAGCGTCACACCCAGCACATCTGATGATTCATCTGCTGAGGTGGAGTCCACGTCTTCAGCGTCATCTGTGGCTGCAGATCCCAGGCCTGAGGAGCATGTGTCAGCGTGTGAGGGAGCAGATGTGGGCCCTCAGCACGAG gtttctgcagagaCTGGAGAAGGTGCACAGAGCTCCGTGTGCTTCAGAGACGCACCGGAGGAAGGCCCAG GTACCGCTGCCGCACCACACGCGGCGGCTCGCCGCCGGATGCCAGCTGTCGTCAGGATGGCGCTTCGGGCTCTGCGCAGGGTTttcacctgcagctgcatcaggggaCAGCGAGAGGAGAGGCATGAGGCTGCAAACACCAGGCAGCTCCCAGAGACGGAAGACTGA
- the LOC121111438 gene encoding uncharacterized protein LOC121111438 isoform X1: protein MSEEREKKDDSQPDTGLPRVQDRRQVRAGEGGGGRARQRGEAVRPGRLWPGDALAWAARRRERCRRAAAARARPSTASVCRRCPARRARGPPGAAAHRYGARGGRGRTSRRVGTALCRFGCGGRGGSRPRAERCPRCSVEREREGPRSLGVSPRLLLQAGGWEFTLSVTCGSASGQRRQPQPPLLPRLRQARMPAAAPWRAAASSNARKLPALQAAASCTPSARGSARAMGIRGSRLPVLAPRPQQPPEMPCSCDTCSAKSVSVPRLLVPQAADDGASAANTAQGKPGVCSATSRAEGQVPAPGGSRTRDVGVQTELQVLEEAAEKESTGWSSGQLWSASLASSDEEDPTCSASLLAADPGPGGHLQPLPVTGPEDGESSTSSKAEYFPEETNAAPRFWRPWEGEETATTTPEFSNQSLGEAQRLQDPGEAYGEVYGYPPVHPAIRRIRDEARKDQMRSSWNTSWPNSMSVPQLLRPQAAEDGANAADSALGTLRACSVTSRAEGQFSASDDSPARDVTAQDSQLELEETAGIEMAGQSSGTLQAASLSPSDEAHAVCSPSLLDAGPGPAGHLEPLPASVLEDAESSDSPEAASSAEEADGASLPLSVSEGGAREEPAVAMPESSGQGLGEARRLQDPREINRETYGCSPMIPALRRIREQDRNERMLSHWDISWPRNVRSPRQQRLQARGDAFNTAGTAQGMPGIRPKTSRAAVRFPDSGDSRVWSPRLSVVQEESSDDSDSAVSTAEGMQDARDAAVTDKGTHPPSCLCPSPLEAVEDDWECDSEEDAASEAVSVTPSTSDDSSAEVESTSSASSVAADPRPEEHVSACEGADVGPQHEVSAETGEGAQSSVCFRDAPEEGPGTAAAPHAAARRRMPAVVRMALRALRRVFTCSCIRGQREERHEAANTRQLPETED from the exons ATGAGCGAGGAGCGGGAGAAGAAGGACGACTCCCAGCCCGACACAGGGCTGCCACGCGTGCAGGACCGCCGGCAGGTGCGGGCCGGGGAGGGAGGCGGAGGGAGGGCGCGGCAGCGGGGTGAGGCGGTGCGCCCTGGGCGCCTCTGGCCGGGGGACGCCCTGGC GTGGGCCGCACGACGCCGCGAGCGGTGCCGCCGGGCAGCCGCAGCCCGGGCTCGTCCCTCCACGGCGTCCGTCTGCCGCCGCTGCCCGGCCCGGAGAGCTCGCGGACCTCCGGGAGCCGCAGCGCACAGGTACGGAGCCCGAGGGGGACGGGGCCGAACGTCGCGTCGCGTGGGGACCGCCCTCTGCCGGTTCGGCTGTGGGGGGCGGGGCGGCAGCCGCCCGCGGGCTGAGCGCTGCCCTCGGTGCTCCGTGGAGCGTGAGCGGGAAGGACCGCGCTCACTCGGTGTTTCTCCTCGGCTTCTCTTGCAGGCGGGCGGGTGGGAGTTCACGCTGTCGGTGACCTGCGGCAGTGCCAGTGGGCAAAGGAGACAGCCTCAGCCACCCCTGCTGCCTCGCTTAAGGCAGGCACGGATGCCGGCAGCTGCACCCTGGCGTGCGGCAGCATCTTCTAATGCCCGtaagctgcctgctctgcaagcagcagcctcttgCACACCTTCTGCAAGAGGCAGCGCACGTGCCATGGGCATTAGAGGCAGCAGACTCCCAGTACTTGCCCCAAGACCTCAGCAACCACCAGAGATGCCGTGCAGTTGCGACACGTGCTCGGCAAAGTCTGTGAGCGTGCCCAGGCTTCTCGTGCCCCAAGCAGCAGACGACggtgccagtgctgccaacaCTGCTCAGGGAAAACCGGGCGTATGCTCCGCGACATCGAGGGCTGAGGGTCAGGTTCCTGCCCCTGGTGGTTCCCGAACCAGGGATGTTGGAGTGCAGACGGAGCTGCAAGTGTTGGAAGAGGCTGCTGAGAAGGAATCCACAGGATGGTCATCCGGGCAACTGTGGAGCGCGTCTCTTGCCTCATCAGATGAGGAAGACCCCACgtgttcagcttctcttctggctgcagacCCTGGGCCTGGAGGACACCTTCAGCCTTTGCCCGTAACAGGTCCTGAAGATGGGGAAAGCTCAACTTCTTCCAAGGCTGAATACTTTCCAGAGGAGACCAATGCGGCGCCACGTTTCTGGAGACCatgggagggagaagaaacagctacCACCACGCCTGAATTCTCCAACCAATCTCtgggagaagcacagagattGCAAGATCCCGGAGAGGCGTACGGGGAGGTGTATGGATATCCTCCAGTTCACCCAGCAATCCGGAGAATCCGGGATGAGGCGAGGAAGGACCAGATGCGCTCCAGCTGGAACACATCCTGGCCAAACAGCATGAGTGTGCCCCAGCTGCTAaggccccaagcagcagaagacgGTGCCAATGCAGCTGACAGTGCTCTGGGCACACTGAGAGCCTGCAGTGTGACATCGAGGGCTGAGGgccagttttctgcttctgatgatTCCCCAGCCAGGGATGTCACAGCCCAGGATTCACAgctagagctggaagagactgctGGGATAGAAATGGCAGGACAGTCATCTggcaccctgcaggctgcatctcTTTCCCCATCTGATGAGGCACACGCTGTGTGTTCACCGTCTCTTCTGGATGCTGGTCCCGGGCCTGCAGGACACCTTGAGCCTCTGCCCGCATCAGtgctggaagatgcagaaagctcagattctcctgaggctgcaagctctgcagaggaggctgatggAGCATCACTCCCCTTGTCAGTGTCTGAGGGAGGAGCAAGAGAAGAGCCGGCTGTGGCCATGCCTGAGTCCTCCGGACAAGGTCTGGGAGAAGCACGGAGACTCCAAGATCCCAGAGAGATCAACAGGGAGACCTATGGGTGCTCTCCTATGATCCCAGCACTGCGGAGAATTCGTGAGCAGGACAGAAACGAGCGGATGTTGTCACACTGGGATATTTCCTGGCCAAGGAACGTGAGAAGCCCCAGGCAGCAAAGGCTCCAGGCAAGAGGCGATGCTTTCAatactgctggcactgctcagggcaTGCCGGGCATCCGGCCCAAGACATCACGGGCTGCTGTCCGGTTTCCTGACTCTGGTGACTCCCGAGTGTGGTCTCCTAGACTGTCAGTTGTGCAGGAGGAGTCCAGCGATGACAGcgacagtgctgtcagcactgctgagggcatGCAGGATGCCAGAGACGCTGCAGTGACAGATAAGGGCACGCACCCGCCCTCCTGTCTTTGCCCTTCACCgctggaggctgtggaggaTGACTGGGAGTGTGACTCTGAGGAAGATGCTGCATCAGAGGCAGTCAGCGTCACACCCAGCACATCTGATGATTCATCTGCTGAGGTGGAGTCCACGTCTTCAGCGTCATCTGTGGCTGCAGATCCCAGGCCTGAGGAGCATGTGTCAGCGTGTGAGGGAGCAGATGTGGGCCCTCAGCACGAG gtttctgcagagaCTGGAGAAGGTGCACAGAGCTCCGTGTGCTTCAGAGACGCACCGGAGGAAGGCCCAG GTACCGCTGCCGCACCACACGCGGCGGCTCGCCGCCGGATGCCAGCTGTCGTCAGGATGGCGCTTCGGGCTCTGCGCAGGGTTttcacctgcagctgcatcaggggaCAGCGAGAGGAGAGGCATGAGGCTGCAAACACCAGGCAGCTCCCAGAGACGGAAGACTGA